GCATGGACAGGCGGCTTCAGATTTGCGGCGCGGATAAACGCATTGATAAGCGCCTCTTCAGTGTAGTGATTCCTTAAAATGGCTTTCAAGTCCACCTCTCCTCCGGAGAGCAGACAAGAGCGAAGTTTCCCATCTGATGTTAACCGGAGTCGATTACATGAACTACAAAAAGGATTACTTACCGCCGAGATAAATCCAAGCGTTCCGACAGCACCTTTAATTTTATACATTCTGGCAGCGCCGCTACCTAGAGCGGGGGCTGGAAGCGGTATGATTTCATGATATTGTCCGATAGTATCGATGATTTCAGCCGCAGGAATAAATTTATTCTCCGAGACAAGACTTCCTTTGTTCATCGCCATATACTCGATAAATCTCACTTCCAGGTCCCGTTTAAGCGTAAGCCTTGCAAACTGTTCGAATTCGTCATCGTTTATACCCTTCATGGCAACCACATTGATTTTCGTATTTTTAAACCCATGATTGAGTATCTCTTCAATTCCAAGCAAGACATCCTGCAATCTCCCACCCCTTGTTATTTTTTCATATTTCGTGTTATCTATACTATCAAGGCTTATATTTAATCGGAATATGCCGATCTCTTTGAGTATCTTTACATAGTCTTTCAGATAAATGCCATTTGTTGTCATGGCCAGATCATCAATACCGTTAATTTCCCCCAACATTCGAAAGAAATTCCCTATTCCCCTCCTGACAAGAGGCTCTCCTCCGGTAAGACGAAAGCTATTTATTCCCAACCTGACTGCAAGGTGAATAATAGTTATGATTTCCTCATAGGTGAGAATGTCTTTATGATTTGAAAGCTCCAATCCCTTCGCGGGCCTGCAATACGTACACCGAAGATTGCAAAGTTCCGTCACCGAGATTCTTAGTCTGTTTATTTTTCGAAAATACCGATCAATGATGTCCATTCCACAAAACCTTTCGTATCTTCCTAAAAATTGTCTTGAGCAATCCTGGCAGACACATTTATTAATAGCAGCTGAGGTCTCACAAAAAACCATGACACTTCAATTACACATTCCGTACAACCATACATCATCCACCTTTTGGCTCCGGCATGCCAAGGTTAGTTTTTATCAATATTATAATTCATCTTCGAAACAATATGATATTCCTTCATTTTTCTCCATAACGTCGTCGTGGAAATCCCCAAATTACTTGCTGCCTGCTTGCGATTTCCTGCATGTTTCTGCAAAGAGGCTATAATGGTTTTCCTCTCCTGCTGTGCTAAAGCTGCCCGAATTCCTCCTTCGTAAGCATTAGTATCCGTACCATTAATAGGTACCGGACTCTGCAATTCCAGATCCAACTCAGTGATTTTGTTACCCTTAGACAAGGTAACCGCCCTCTCAATAATATTTTCCATCTCCCTTATATTACCAGGCCAGTTATAGTTTAAGAGCAAAGCCATTGCATCTCCGGATATTTCCGGCGTTCCCTTTTTCAGTTTTTCCGAATACATTTTTACAAAATGGTTCGTCAAGGCAGGAATATCTTCTCTTCTTTCCCTCAAAGGCGGCAAGTGAATCCGTATTACATTGAGGCGGTAAAACAAATCCTTTCTAAAAGACCCGTTTCTTGTTTCTTCTTCCAAGTCTTTATTTGTTGCTACAATAACCCGAACATCGAGATAAACCGGTTTATTATCCCCAACTTTTCTTATCTCGCCATTTTGTAAAAAACGAAGTAATTTGACCTGGCTCGAAAATGAAGTCTCACCGATTTCATCCAAAAACAATGTGCCACCTTGTGCCTCTGAAAAGATCCCCCTCTTATCTTTCACTGCACCGGTAAACGAACCCATTGCATGACCAAAGAGTTCGCTTTCCTGTAGGTTTTCAGGCAATGCACCGCAGTTTATAACAACAAATGGTTTTTTACTCCTGCGACTGTTGTTGTGTATCGCTCGAGCAACCAACTCCTTCCCTGTCCCGCTTTCACCCGTTATCAAGACGGTACTTTCGCTATGTGTTAATTCAACGAGAATATTTAAGACTCGTATCATTACCGGTGAGTTGCCTACGATACCTTCAAATTTGTACTTTTCCTTAATATCCTTTTGAAGAGTCTTGACTTGTTCTGAAAAACGCTTTTTCTCCAATGCGCGTTCTATTACGGCCAGCATATCAGGAAGCTGAAAAGGCTTGGTAATGTAGTCATAAGCGCCTTTTCGCATCGCCTGAATGGCGCTGTTAATGGTGCCGAAAGCAGTCATGATAATGACCTCTGTGGATTGATTACTTTGTTTTACCTGCGATAAAACCTCCAATCCATCCATAGTTTCCATTTTCAAATCGACTATGATGAGATCATAAGCGTGTTTTTTTTGAAGTTTTACCGCCAGCTCTCCATTTTCCACACTGCTTGCGCTATACCCCTCCCTTTTCAGGGCGATCACCAGCGATTCGCGCATATTTTTTTGATCTTCAACTACTAAAATAGTAAACATGGCAACTAGAGGGAAACTGTTTTACATTGTTTATTTTTGATTGGTAAACGGATGGTAAATGTCGTGCCTTTACCTTGTATGCTCTTTACATCTATTACACCGTCATGATTATCTATAACACGATGAACAATAGAAAGGCCCAGTCCCGTACCTCTTGTTTTCTTTGTTGTAAAAAACGGCTCAAAGACCTTTTTAATACTTTCGGGTGGAATTCCACTGCCGGTATCAGACAATACAATCTCCACCATATTGTTGTCAGGGCGTTTCTGCCTTCTCAATCGTATGAAAATTTTTCCACCATTTGGCATTGCATCAACGGAATTCATTAATAAATTCCAGAATATCCGCCGAATCCAATTTCTATCCAAATAAATTTCAGGAATATTATTCTCATATATTTTGTTGATTTCAATTTTCGTATTGAATCTTGTATCCTGCTCAAAAAGAATAAGTGTCTCATCGATAATTTTAATGATATCGCTCTTTACGAAATGATATTCTGCCTGGTGAGCAAAGGTAAGGAAGTTGGTGATAATACTGTTCAGCCACTCTGTTTCCTCCACAACCATATCGAACAAACTTTGGTCATCATCCGTTAATGCCAAATCTCTTTTCAGCATACATACGGAATTCGATATGGCACCCAATGGGTTCCTGATTTCATGAGCGATAGAGGCGGCCAGTTCACCGATAGAGGCCAGGCGTTCAGAACGACGTATTCGTTCTTCTATTTTCTTTCTATCTGTAATTTCCTGTATAACGCCTTCAATACCAATAATGCTTCCGTTTTTGTTCTTTATAGGATAGGTATTCTGCGAAAGCCATCGTTCTCTACCATTCTTACAATGTACTCGGTATTCCAAACCCTTGGAAACCTTTAATTCACCCTGAATGACCTTTCGCGTTGATTCTTTTACCCGTTCCACATCGTCTTTATGTATTATTTCAATCGCCAGAGAAGAATCATCGTACAACTCTTTTGGGGTATATCCTGTCACATTCTTCAACGCATTGTTAAGGAACAGGTATCTCCCTGTTTTATCCATTCGAAATATTACGTCTTCTATATCTTCAACCAGATTCCTGTATTTTTGTTCAGACTCTTTAATTTTATCAAAAAGGCGTGTATTGTCAATTGCAATAGCCAGTTGCGGAACAATCTTATTGATAATCTCAACATGGGTTTCCGTATAATTATGTACCTTATTACTTCCAAAATTCAGGCTCCCAATAATCTCCCCCTTACATACCAGGGGAACCGACAACCGTGATTTAATACCCTCCTTCAATAAAATAGGGTCCGTAGAAAAGGCCCCTTGTGCCGTATCATGAACTATATAGACTTCCCCATTTTCTACCACTTTTCCTGCCAATGATCCGTATTTGGAATAAGGAACACCTTCTTCCAATTTAGAAATATGATATTCTTTTGATAGCGCAAAAGTTACAAATTCAACCCTCTTTTCATCAAGAAGGGTAATACTGATACGATCAAAATCAACGACTTTATGGAGTTCAGTACTCAGTGACTTATACACTTCTCTCAGGTCTAATCTCGATGCTAATATTTTATTAATATTGTTTAAAGTATCTTTTTCCTGCTCTATCTTTTTCCATTCTGTCAGGTCTATAATAATCCCCTCATAACCAACAATATTATTTCGCTCGTCCCTCCTCAGATTACTCGTCATCATACAGGGGATCATCAAACCATCTCTGCTTTTTAATTCTACCTCATAATCCTTTATATAACCGTTTTTACCTATTAATTCCTTCATCACCCTGCCTTCTTCCGGTTTAAAAAACAATTGATGAATCAGGTTTAATTGCAAAATATCGTTTTTAGAATTATAGCCAAACAATTCAACTCCTGCATGGTTAATATCTATAAATTGATATTGTTTATCGCAAAAGAAAACGGTGTCCTTGCTCACCTCAAAAAGACGCCTATATTTTTCTTCGGACACCCTTAATTTTTGTGATCGTTCTTCTACGATTTTCTCAAGGTGTTCGGCGTAATTTTGGAGTTCCTGCTCCAGTTGCTTTTGTTCCGTGATATCCCTTGTTATTATCACAAAACCGGTCGGTTCTCCTTGTGAAGAAAGCCTTGTTGTAAAAGTACTGAAGCCGATAAACACTTGTCCGTTCTTTCTTACCAGTTGCAACTCGTTTTTGTACCTTCCTTTCGTAAGAGTGGTCTTTAATATCCTGCTTATTCTGCCAGATTCAATATCCTTTTTTGTATGTAATATTCGAATATTTTCTCTTTGTATCAATTCCTCTGGGGCAAAACAAAACATCCTTTTTGCACCTTCATTAAAAGTCAGTATTTTTCCGCCAAGATCACACGCAATTATCGAATGTTCCGTAGAACTAAGAAGTATACTGTTTAAAAAATTCTTTGCATCTCGTAGCTTGGTCGTTTTTTCCTGCACAGATTCCGCCATAACGTTAAATGCATCTCCCAACTCACTCAGTTCATCTCTTGTTTTTATTGTAACCTGTTGAGGTAAATCTCCGGCAGACATCTGCCGGGTTGCATTCGTTAACTCTACAATAGGATTGGCAATTTTTTTCCCGATGAAAAAAGCAAATGTAATTCCGGCAGCACCCAAAATTAACCCCGTAATCGTCAGAAAAGAGAGTATCTTTGAAATGGGGTTCTTTAAGTTGTTCATAGCCAAGGACACCTTGTTAATATTCGTTTCAACGATACAACCCCAATTAATTTCCGGAATCCAACGCCATGCACCAAATACGACTTCTCCTGCATAGTTTATATAACCATCCATGTCATAACCAACACCACCCATCAAACAGGAGGCAACGCTTTTGGTAATTTTTTGAGATTCAGGCTCAACAACAATTCTTTGCAACAGAGGTTTTTCTTTGAAGTACGCCATTGCTTTTGATTGCGTTTCAAGGTGTCTATGAGAAACCATTAAACCGTCCTGGTTAACAAGATAAACATCGTAATCGCTTTCGGAAGGAACCTCCTGCAATATTTCACGTAGTGTAGACAAATCAACTGAACATCCCAATACACCCATGACACTTCCAGTCTCTTTTTTTATCGGTACAAAGGCATGCAGGGTGTTGAGTTCTATCGGCCACGACTTCCAGTCACCGGTATCAAAAACATCTGTTGATACTATTTCCGAAAAACTGGTTATACCTTTCATTGCGCGTCCAAAACCCTTGTTTTTGGATATGTTTAATCCGATCAACCGGTTGTCTGGAGAAGCGTTGATAATCCCGCGCATATCCGCAATAAAAAACCCTGTAAAAAATCCTTCCAGGATCATGGAAGAAACAGATTGCGATGATGTATTGATATCCATTTTTCCCGAATGTGCCGCAGCCACGACAACCGGGTTTGCGACTATTCGTGCTGCCTTATCTTTTAATAACAATAACCAGTCATTAATTCGAAATACTTCTTTGGATCTGATGAATTGTAAATTACTTATTGTTGTTTCCTGAATAGCTTTTTGAGCGATAGGATATGCAATAATTCGCATTACCAGTAATGGCGTAAGAATGGCGAGAAGGAAGAGAAAGATTAATTTGTTTTTAATTGACTGAAACATGTAACACAACAAAATAAAGTACTTTTACCCTCTTCTCAGACTCTGAAGGTTATGCAAGGTGAAACAGTATGCGAAGCTGTCTTCCTCCGGTAAAAAATAGAACTGAGAAATCGTGTATCCGGGAAAAGACTTAAATCTTCCGATTTGAGATTTTCAGCTTACTCATTATGAATTGAGAATGAAAATATGGATAAAGGATAAGAATAAAATAATAGAGTAAAAATTTGTGCTGTCAGGTTTTTTACTACAGACGAAATGCTCCCTGCGTCAAAAGGAAATATAGTAGTTATTTACCAACTGAAGAATTTGACTGAAAAAACAAGCGGGCTGGTATCTATTTTTGCCGATACATCATAAACTTCAAAGACGGCTCATAAATTATTCGACAAAATTCGGATCAACGGGCACCTTGCCCAAAAAGGGTACTTCTCTGTATTCCGTAATTTTGCTTTCCTCGTCTTCTTGCGTGGAAACAAAGTCTTCGCACTTCACCACAATCTCTTCAAACGCCTTTGCTCCATCAGAATTTGGATACGCAGCAACAAATGCAACACCATCATCACATTTTTCCGTAATCCCCGGATCTAGCGGAATTTTTCCGAGAAACGGAACCCCAAGCTCAGCACATATTTTCTCGCCTCCACCTGTTTTAAATACATCAATGTGTTCTTTACAATGAGGACAAACCAAACTGCTCATGTTTTCGACAATACCAATTACCGGTACTCCGCTATCCCGCGAAAAATACACGGATTTTTTTACATCCAACAACACCACTTCCTGTGGAGTCGTAACAATCACGGCACCGTTCACCTTTCCTATGAGTTCAATGATAGAAATAGCCTCATTGCCCGTTCCCGGTGGCAAATCGACCAGAAGGTAGTCCAATTCCCCCCAACAGACACTTCCCATCAACTCACACAGAAAGTCCCATTTTGCCGCATCTCTCCAGATAATAGGCATGGAAGGATCTTCTATCAAAAAAGAAAGGGATGCAACCTTTAAATTAGGAATAATCTCTTGAGGAATCACGCCCTCACTGCTTCCCTTAAGCCTATTCCCTTCCACACCCAGCATCATAGGTATGTTGGGCCCGTGAATATCCGCGTCGGCGATTCCAACCTTAAAACCTTTCTGGGCCAAAGTAACTCCGAGGTTTGTCGTAACCGTACTCTTACCGACTCCTCCCTTATTACTCATAACAACAATCTTGTAAGTAATGTCTTTCATTCGCTGAGCAATAGCCCATTTATTGTGTTCCATATGGTCAATCTTGCAGGATGAATATTTTTCACAGAGTTCACACGTAAACGGAATCGTACATTCCGACATCACAACCCCCTTCTCAAATAATAAATTTTCCCTATAATCCTGGAAAGCCAGGACGACTGTGGTTGACTATCTATCAGTTCCTTCAATAAAAACAAACATCATTCTTTAAAAAAAGCTTCGTTAATCTGCAGGTTTTCAACTATTTTCAGCATTATCAGGAGTTTGTTCCTCTAACTCTGTCTTCTCCTGGCAATAATGCCTCATTAAGAAATTCCAATCATAAAGCTACTGTCTGTGATTCATGGGAAACCGAAACGTCAGGATCTTTTTGGTAATGTCTTGATTGCACAGGTATTGTTTATCGTATGGCAGGCATATTCACAGATACCACAGCCCACGCATTTTTCTTCATTAATTATTGGTTTACCGTCTTCCTGATACAGGGCATCACCCTGTAAGGGGCATTTTACAAAACAAAGATTGCAATCCTGTTCTCCCCAGGCGAGGCATCGTTCTTTATCTATCCGTGCAACACCCATGTTGACCATACTTACTATTTCCACCGGCTGCAAAGCGCCCTCCTTGCACGCGGTAATACACAGAAGCCCGTTACAGAGCACACAGGGATTTTCCTTGGGTACTATAATTGGCGTGCCAATAGCTACATCCATAAAGCCACTAGACCGTTTTATCGCTTTTGCGGGACAGGCCTTAATGCATTCATCACACCGGGTGCATAAAGACAGAAACTCTGTTTCTTCTATGGCGCCCGGGGGACGAAGATAGTCTCCTTTGGGCATTGCACGATCAATCCTCTTTGCCGTGTAATCAACAACCTTATCCCCAACAAAATGAAAGAGCTCTTTAAATAACTGCCGTCTATCTATTATCTTTCCTTCATCATTCATGCCGATACATACGTGCAAAAAGCAAAAAAAATAATCGCGAGTTCCAATCAAATAAAATCTACTGGAATTACCATATGTTGTCAAGAGCTTAATACCGACTTAATACCGACCATCAATTGCTATTGTAGAAGATCGTTTCATATGTTATAGTTCAAATTAAAACGGTCTCTCGTATAATGAATTTTTGTCTCTTTATTATTTCGACGGAGCGATAGAAAAATGGATTCACACCCAAAAGCGCCGTTATCAGAGCTTATTTTTGGGATGACCCTGAAAAAACCGATTTTTGGTATTCAAGGATTTATTTTTGAATTGATACATGAATTCAAAAGTGATTATCCGTTAATACAGTATGGCAATCCTCTTGAAGACCTTAACTTGCAGAACTACATCCTGGAGCCTCAAATTAATTATAATAACACCGGACCGCTTTTATATCGACTGAGCACACATGATTCCAAATGGTTGGTTCAATTACAGTTTAATAAAATATTTTTCAGTTGGATCAGAAAAGATGAAGAAGAAGTCGGTAATTTCCCAGGCTATAATGCCGTTTGCGGTAAGTTTTCCCAATTAGTGTCGTTTGCCCAAAATAAACTGCACGGTGAATTTCCTGTTAAGTTTTGTGAATTAACCTATCAAGACAGGATTATCTGGCAGGAGCATATCGATGACCTTTCCCAGGTGGACAAAATTTTAAAGATCACGTTGCCAACGATCAAAACTGCGAAGAGCACCCATGCGCCGAACAATCTTTTTAGCAAGTATACTATTCCTGTTGACACTATAGGGGGCTATGCCATTATTTCAATTAACACGGCTACAACAAAAGATGACAGACAACTTCTGAATTTCCAATGCACATTACGCGGGTCCGTTGAAAATATGTTAATAGACGATTGGTACAGCAATGCCAATAGCATTCAAAGCAAATTATTTACCGATCTCTTTAATGAGGAACTTTTGACGTCGTGGAAATAATGACCATGCTTTTGTTTGTATTCATTCCACTTCTGAAAACAAGGAAAGATTACAACTGAGATAACAGTTCCTATTTATTTCTGATAACTAACAATGGTACGGGAAGGACAAGAACCATGTTTAAAAAATTATTCTTCCTTATCGTCATTTTTGGGATTATCTGCATTTGTTATGAGTATAATAATAGCATTGCAGATGACAATTGGTCCATAAGTGGTGGTATGCCGGAAGAAATAGGAGAGGCAGAGGAAATTGAACTCGGCAAAAAAGTTGACGAATTTATAAGCCATCAGTTTTATATAGATAAAGACCCTGAACTGAACAAGGTAATTAATGATATCGCGCAGAAAATCTTTACGGTATCAGAAAGAAAGACCCTCCCCTTTCGCTGCAATATTCTTCAATCACATTCGGTCAATGCCTTTTCCTCTCCGGGTGGTCATATCTATATCACCTACGGGTTATTGGAATTTACGAAAACAAAGGATGAGGTAGCAGGCATTATCGGGCATGAAGTTGCCCATGCTTCCCTGATGCATGTTTCTAAACTCTACCATGAGATAAACGAACTAGTCTCCCATCAAGAAAAGAAAGCCGATTCTGTCATTGGTTTCCTGCTGTTAAATTCCCACCTGGAAGAGTTTGAGCACGAAGCCGATATTGCCGGAGCTTTGTACGCATATAAAGCAGGATTCGACCCTAATGGCCTGCCGGATTTTTTAGAAAGACATCTGATATTTACAGCACATAACGGACCGATCAATTTTCGGAGTTTTGATGTGTATAAATCCATCGATGCAAGAATTCATCATTTGCGGGAATATGTTTCCTCATTAGAAGATCATCAGAAAGATCGTTAATATGAACACCCTTATTGCAAACAGCAAACTGATTCAGACGCTGATACAGTTGGAAGGGAAACCCTATCCCGCATATAAATCGTTAAAAAACGGTTATCAATATCATGGATATGAACTATGGATAGATCATGTCCAAGGTGATCCGTTTGCCGTACCCAGCAAGGTGAGAGCAAAGATATCAATGGACACCACTGGCTTCCCTAGCAATACATATTCCGGTGACAGCAGGAACGTTGCATTGTGTGACTTTTTAGCACGACGCTTTTTTCAATCTATTTGCCAATATAACAAAGACAAAGAGGGTTCGGGCAAGAGCAGTTTAATTGAAATTGATCGCCCAGGACAGGAGGTGCTGAAGCGATCTTC
The sequence above is drawn from the Candidatus Brocadiaceae bacterium genome and encodes:
- the moaA gene encoding GTP 3',8-cyclase MoaA, which gives rise to MDIIDRYFRKINRLRISVTELCNLRCTYCRPAKGLELSNHKDILTYEEIITIIHLAVRLGINSFRLTGGEPLVRRGIGNFFRMLGEINGIDDLAMTTNGIYLKDYVKILKEIGIFRLNISLDSIDNTKYEKITRGGRLQDVLLGIEEILNHGFKNTKINVVAMKGINDDEFEQFARLTLKRDLEVRFIEYMAMNKGSLVSENKFIPAAEIIDTIGQYHEIIPLPAPALGSGAARMYKIKGAVGTLGFISAVSNPFCSSCNRLRLTSDGKLRSCLLSGGEVDLKAILRNHYTEEALINAFIRAANLKPPVHAGKGQVIMHKVGG
- a CDS encoding sigma-54 dependent transcriptional regulator, with product MRESLVIALKREGYSASSVENGELAVKLQKKHAYDLIIVDLKMETMDGLEVLSQVKQSNQSTEVIIMTAFGTINSAIQAMRKGAYDYITKPFQLPDMLAVIERALEKKRFSEQVKTLQKDIKEKYKFEGIVGNSPVMIRVLNILVELTHSESTVLITGESGTGKELVARAIHNNSRRSKKPFVVINCGALPENLQESELFGHAMGSFTGAVKDKRGIFSEAQGGTLFLDEIGETSFSSQVKLLRFLQNGEIRKVGDNKPVYLDVRVIVATNKDLEEETRNGSFRKDLFYRLNVIRIHLPPLRERREDIPALTNHFVKMYSEKLKKGTPEISGDAMALLLNYNWPGNIREMENIIERAVTLSKGNKITELDLELQSPVPINGTDTNAYEGGIRAALAQQERKTIIASLQKHAGNRKQAASNLGISTTTLWRKMKEYHIVSKMNYNIDKN
- a CDS encoding PAS domain S-box protein is translated as MFQSIKNKLIFLFLLAILTPLLVMRIIAYPIAQKAIQETTISNLQFIRSKEVFRINDWLLLLKDKAARIVANPVVVAAAHSGKMDINTSSQSVSSMILEGFFTGFFIADMRGIINASPDNRLIGLNISKNKGFGRAMKGITSFSEIVSTDVFDTGDWKSWPIELNTLHAFVPIKKETGSVMGVLGCSVDLSTLREILQEVPSESDYDVYLVNQDGLMVSHRHLETQSKAMAYFKEKPLLQRIVVEPESQKITKSVASCLMGGVGYDMDGYINYAGEVVFGAWRWIPEINWGCIVETNINKVSLAMNNLKNPISKILSFLTITGLILGAAGITFAFFIGKKIANPIVELTNATRQMSAGDLPQQVTIKTRDELSELGDAFNVMAESVQEKTTKLRDAKNFLNSILLSSTEHSIIACDLGGKILTFNEGAKRMFCFAPEELIQRENIRILHTKKDIESGRISRILKTTLTKGRYKNELQLVRKNGQVFIGFSTFTTRLSSQGEPTGFVIITRDITEQKQLEQELQNYAEHLEKIVEERSQKLRVSEEKYRRLFEVSKDTVFFCDKQYQFIDINHAGVELFGYNSKNDILQLNLIHQLFFKPEEGRVMKELIGKNGYIKDYEVELKSRDGLMIPCMMTSNLRRDERNNIVGYEGIIIDLTEWKKIEQEKDTLNNINKILASRLDLREVYKSLSTELHKVVDFDRISITLLDEKRVEFVTFALSKEYHISKLEEGVPYSKYGSLAGKVVENGEVYIVHDTAQGAFSTDPILLKEGIKSRLSVPLVCKGEIIGSLNFGSNKVHNYTETHVEIINKIVPQLAIAIDNTRLFDKIKESEQKYRNLVEDIEDVIFRMDKTGRYLFLNNALKNVTGYTPKELYDDSSLAIEIIHKDDVERVKESTRKVIQGELKVSKGLEYRVHCKNGRERWLSQNTYPIKNKNGSIIGIEGVIQEITDRKKIEERIRRSERLASIGELAASIAHEIRNPLGAISNSVCMLKRDLALTDDDQSLFDMVVEETEWLNSIITNFLTFAHQAEYHFVKSDIIKIIDETLILFEQDTRFNTKIEINKIYENNIPEIYLDRNWIRRIFWNLLMNSVDAMPNGGKIFIRLRRQKRPDNNMVEIVLSDTGSGIPPESIKKVFEPFFTTKKTRGTGLGLSIVHRVIDNHDGVIDVKSIQGKGTTFTIRLPIKNKQCKTVSL
- a CDS encoding Mrp/NBP35 family ATP-binding protein — encoded protein: MSECTIPFTCELCEKYSSCKIDHMEHNKWAIAQRMKDITYKIVVMSNKGGVGKSTVTTNLGVTLAQKGFKVGIADADIHGPNIPMMLGVEGNRLKGSSEGVIPQEIIPNLKVASLSFLIEDPSMPIIWRDAAKWDFLCELMGSVCWGELDYLLVDLPPGTGNEAISIIELIGKVNGAVIVTTPQEVVLLDVKKSVYFSRDSGVPVIGIVENMSSLVCPHCKEHIDVFKTGGGEKICAELGVPFLGKIPLDPGITEKCDDGVAFVAAYPNSDGAKAFEEIVVKCEDFVSTQEDEESKITEYREVPFLGKVPVDPNFVE
- a CDS encoding 4Fe-4S dicluster domain-containing protein, with the protein product MNDEGKIIDRRQLFKELFHFVGDKVVDYTAKRIDRAMPKGDYLRPPGAIEETEFLSLCTRCDECIKACPAKAIKRSSGFMDVAIGTPIIVPKENPCVLCNGLLCITACKEGALQPVEIVSMVNMGVARIDKERCLAWGEQDCNLCFVKCPLQGDALYQEDGKPIINEEKCVGCGICEYACHTINNTCAIKTLPKRS
- a CDS encoding TIGR04255 family protein; this translates as MDSHPKAPLSELIFGMTLKKPIFGIQGFIFELIHEFKSDYPLIQYGNPLEDLNLQNYILEPQINYNNTGPLLYRLSTHDSKWLVQLQFNKIFFSWIRKDEEEVGNFPGYNAVCGKFSQLVSFAQNKLHGEFPVKFCELTYQDRIIWQEHIDDLSQVDKILKITLPTIKTAKSTHAPNNLFSKYTIPVDTIGGYAIISINTATTKDDRQLLNFQCTLRGSVENMLIDDWYSNANSIQSKLFTDLFNEELLTSWK
- a CDS encoding M48 family metalloprotease, which gives rise to MFKKLFFLIVIFGIICICYEYNNSIADDNWSISGGMPEEIGEAEEIELGKKVDEFISHQFYIDKDPELNKVINDIAQKIFTVSERKTLPFRCNILQSHSVNAFSSPGGHIYITYGLLEFTKTKDEVAGIIGHEVAHASLMHVSKLYHEINELVSHQEKKADSVIGFLLLNSHLEEFEHEADIAGALYAYKAGFDPNGLPDFLERHLIFTAHNGPINFRSFDVYKSIDARIHHLREYVSSLEDHQKDR